Within the Apus apus isolate bApuApu2 chromosome 8, bApuApu2.pri.cur, whole genome shotgun sequence genome, the region CTCTATTGGCTGTACTACCAGTACCTACTGATCACCTGCAGCTACGTGCTGGAGCCCTGGGAGCAGTCCATGTTCCACACCATCACGGTGACTGTTTTTGCCATGGTGGTGTACACAGCCTACGTCTTTGTCCCCATCCACGTCCGCCTGGCTTTGGAGTTCTTCTCCCAGATATTTGGAGGCCAGCCCGAAAGCCCCGTTTCCATCGTGAACTGAACTTGCCCGAGTAGTGATGAGCAGCTCCTGCAACTTGTGAAATGCAGTGtcttcttcagttttgtgtATTTATTCTGTAGCAGTCTGGAAGTCGTCCCGTTGGCTTGCTTACTCACCACAGCCAAGAACTAGAATAATGCACTGAGCACGGGCTGCACAGGCCCTGGGAAGGGAAACACAAGCCAGCTTTTGCTGGGTGATAAAGAAACACATCACCTGGAATGCCATGTTTGCCCAGTATCCCACCATCTCCCACTTTCAGCACCCTAATTTAATCCCACTGGCACCTACGAAACAGCAAAGGCTGTTTATGAGGGCTGGGTGGAGGGGTACTACAGTCATTACACCTACAAAGAAGTTCTGCCAGCAGAGTGCAGTGACAAAACATGCCTTCTTTGACCCAAGTTTGAGAGGATAAGGAGATGAGTGTCACACAGCGTGATTTGAGTACTCTTAACTGGCTGGTTAttgacttctgtttttttaatggaaggaGAGGTAATTAGAAGAGAAAGTAATAGGAACATGAACTTGAATCCGACTTTTTTGCATCTCAGTTGCTGCATCTGAGTGTAGATGGTCaaagatagtaaaaaaaaatataaaaatgctgtAGACAATCTTGCAGTTTACTGAAAAtgacagaaacaaacagaaatagctCTGCTTCAGTGCACTCCTGacttctctgggaaaaaaaaaataagacattttctttctgctcccaTTCACCAAGGCAAGCAAAGTGCATGTCTGCACAAAAGTAGGAAGATGATCCAGAAAATAGActgaaagtaatattttaatcacTGCAGGGAAGTCTGAATGCTTCAAGAGGTCTTCTTTATAAAGAATAAATTAGATTTGTTATAATTGCCTGTGGGGAGTTTCTTGAACAATggagggtttgtttgttttcactctACACCTAAATCAAATGTTAATGCCAAACCCTAAGTTGCTGCTATACAGTGCATGTATCTAACAGCTGATGCTACTGTGATTACAAGTGAGAGGTGCAAAACTTAAATAGCTTTCAAATTATGTAGGCACACTTAGAGGATTAACAAAAACCCTCTTAACCTCTTTATCAAGCTGCAGTGGGGTCCTGCACGCTTAAAAGAAGATAGTTTATTTGGAAACTAAGACATGTTTTGAATGTTGATGtgtctgcaggtttttttcatgaaaaaaataaaatttcattctCAGAAACAACATTTCAGTGCCTGACTCAGCtctcctgtgttttctgtttgtttagaAATACCCTGGGTGTGTGGGGGCCAGGCCGACACTGTGGCAGACAGACTATTGTGTTGTGGAGGTTTTGGGGCCAGGTTTCAGAGCCCCCTAAATGGAGCCTTGAGTGGACTGCAATGTTCATCTTCATTAGTGCTCCAGCCTGAGACCTCTCCTCTCTctgatggtggtggtgggggaagtaaaaaccaaaaaaaaagaccagaaaCTTCATTGAATATTCTGCTCCATGGAGCTGTTCACAAGGTCCTGAAGGACCTAGCAATTGTTGCTTGAACCAAAATACTTCCCAATATCCTATACTCAAAAGATGTTAATTTTTAACTAGATGTGTAATGATGGCATCTTCTCACCAGTACTGCTTCCAATAACAtcttatgttttaatttctcaaaaagGTTATTTGTTCCCAATGGCATCAAACACAACTGACCTGCTTTTAGGAAtacaaggaaaaacaatttcttaTAGGCACATAAAGGCTGAGTGTCATATCTTAAGGAGCACACACCCCAATATAATGTTGTTATTTAACttaaagcaaacagaataaGCAAACAACTTTATTCAGGAAGAGGGAATTATCATTGACCTCTCATGGTGGGATTCCTGTAAAGCACTTTGCTTCCTTATTATTCCTCTTATCTTTGTTTAGCTTTGTGGGAGGTTCTCCGAAGATGGaggaaaacagcaacattttctcTTTGGGAGGGTCCCTGCAGCCTCATTTAAGTGAAAAtagttttttgtgtgtgcattcttcagctgctttgctaAATTTTAATGTTTGAGGGCAAGAGGTATTCACTAGGAAGGAGACAGCTGAAAACAACCTCTCTCTGCTAAAAAGCCTTTTGCTATTTTTCCTCACTCCTCCTTTCTActagaaaagctgaaataactCCAGCTACTCCATATTCAGAATAagtgcagcccagcaggagatttcaaaacattttggcACACAGCAGTGAACAGAATCgttttttccccagctgaaaGAGAGGAGGTGGGTTACCACTTCTGACAGCTTGAGACCACACTGCAACTTGGACAAAGTTTTGAAACACTTTTCCTGGTAGATGAAGCTGTTCATACCCAATGGAAAGAAGTTCTCCTCAGGGTATATCTGCACGTACATGGAAGAACTGTTGGCTGTAACAGCaacaggctgcaggaggagggtgGCATTTCAGAGTGCTGCCGTAACACCAGCAGACAGCTCCACATGTGCAGCACATGGGCAACAACTCCCTTGAGAAGGGTTAAGTGTGGGGCTCTCCATAAAACACCTTGGCAGGGCACTCTCTTCTCCTGCTTCATTATTATTCCATGTTCACTGTAGCTAATTGCTCCATTATTCCCCTCTGCTAATTGTAGTTcaggctgagcacagcagctgggcGTTTTTACacccaaagaaaagcaaatgacaGGACTATGTTAAGAGTAAGCAGAACCAATAATCGAAGAGtgataaatgaaacaaaagcagaaagggaCATGAACCAGTTCCAGCTTCACTCACCCTGAAAGTACAAAGGCATCATTAAATTAAGTGCTGAGAAATTTTTGAGCTCAGCTGGCCAGCACCATATCTCCCttgtttaaaattcttttgctttaatttgGTTTAATCCAAGCTACCATTTATCCTGTCGGAAAGGTTTTCTGGCCCATTTCATGGCTTGCCCCCCAAATCTATCAGCAAGGGCCACTACACATGCACATGTCCAGACCATGAACCTCCAGAAGCTTCTTCCTGAAGCCCCTCCAGGCAGCCTCCACACAAGaccaataaaaaaatcttcccagGGACCTTTTCCTTACCAGTGGTCTTGCACAGGAAACATAGGGATCAGCAGCACCACCAGTGACTGCACATCTAGCAGGCTTATTTCTAAGTTATTTTGGTACATTCCTTTTACCACAtgaattaaaatgcaaagcttGAAATAGAGTAGCAGCAATTTTTAGCTTGGAGGGTCATCAGTGAGGTGCAGACATCTCTGATGATCGGCTGCCAGCTGAACTCAGCTTATGTGAGCAGTGACTAAATGTAGTGCTAACTTCTTTGAAGTGTGATAGTCCCTGGCCTCTTCATGCCCCCCAGAGGGCCTCAAAGTGGCTCCCTCCTGACCACTTACTCAAAGAGAAAGCTCTGTTTCCGTCCTTTCTCTTGATCTTCTTAGAAAAGCCTTACAAAATAGGCCAAGGTGGTTGGTAGGGAAGTGCTGCCATTGCCAGCCCTACACATCTTCAGAGCATCTGGGTCCAAACCAGTCACATGTAGAGACAGGCCACCATCTGGGTGTCCAACTTCAGCTACGTGGAATTCCTTGAAAAGTGACACTCTGTGGTCATGACGTTTTGAAATCTTAAGCATGTTCGAGTACcttgtttttccccaaagttTTATTGCTGGTGTTATTTGGCCATCATTTAAGATTCTTACTTCGGATGCAAATTCTGTTAAAAGTCAAGctatttttttcacttacagTGATTCATACAGTTATGGTTAAAGGTAAAAAGGCCCTAAAGTTCTTATCAAGTGAAAGATGTCATTAATATAAAGGCCCTTTTTAAAGAAACCCTCCAAAACAGCAAGTAGATATCATCAATCAATAGCACGCCAAAACCATCATGCATGAGGAATGTGCCTTCATGGAGATACCTCTTTGGAACTCTGCTACAAACAGAAATGGTATGTAAATTGAAGTCACGCTGATCTAAGTGGCTGGCAGTTTCTGCTGCCTTCCTAAAAGGAGCACAGCAGGGTGTAGGAACAGCCAGCAGAACCACCTGAGCTGCTCATCACCCTGGCACAGCACCAGGGGCTTTGCCAAAGCCCGATGGATTCTCACAGATGGATTTCTGCACCCTGGGGCAGAGACCTGGACAAGAGGTGTCAAGCTGCAGGTCagaattaaagaagaaaaggctaatttttaaaggaaatactaCTGAACTCGTCATCACTTCCTCATAATCACACAAAATTATCAACATCAGCATCAAAAGCAGTGCTGCCCTCTCACAGTGCATGAGTCAGCCCCTACTCAAgtcattttaattaattgttcctaatatcaaacagcagctgtaacaGCAACTCACTGATACCCACCATAAATTGCTGTTGCATGGAGCCCATTTCTCTCTGGTAACTCCAGCTATCTCCCTAGCCAAAACAAGATAATTAATTTAACTGGACTCCCTGTGTGCATCTTGGTattgacagcagctgaatttGGTGATAAACCATGACAGAGTCACTCCTTTCTGGAGCATTGGTGGCCTTCTTCAGGACAAGAGAGCCTGTGGCAACAGGGTTGTAGGACAGCAGGAGACACcagcttcttttttctccctgcccacagccctgctggcagcaaCTGCCAGACCCCCTTGGAGCTGTGACTGCCCTTGATTAATCCTCTTTggaaagtgatttttctgttgttgccCCAGATGGGATTGAGGGTTGGCCAAGAAGTGAGCAAGAGTTATATCAAACCCACCTGCTCTGAAGGAGTTTCTGTTGCAGACACTGATCCccaaaggaggaggagaacgGCCCCGAGATGGGGACCTGGCACACTGCATGAAAAAGGATGCACCACTTTGTCCTAGTGAGATTCCCACATCCTCTCCTACTAAACTTCCCAAACCAGGTGGACTCCTCATTATTTCCAGAAAGATACTGAGGTAGTCTGTCAGATGAAGGGGGTAGTGAAAGTGAAAAACTGGGGAATCAAGTAGAAAAACTAGATTGCTTCTGAAGTGCAGATCATCAGCTCCAGCCACCACAGCAAACTTCACCCAACGTGCAGCCCTCCTGCAAACTTGTTGCAGTCAAGAGAATCCAGGGAGTTAGAATTATTAAAATTCTTTTGGTAAAATAAACTACCTTAAATCTCAGGAAACTGAAATTCCGTGTTTGTCAGCTGACAAAGAAGGGCAGATGCCTGTAACATCCAGGAGGTCCTCCAAAGGCTGGATCCAAGGACACAGCAACAGCACAGAATTCATCCCGTGACTCCAGCACCAACAGCCAAAATGAAACAGGCTCCTCTTTACTATCTGTCCTTACACACAGGAAGGGAAACTCAGCCTGAACGAAATGAAGAAACCCTGGTTCAAAGCACGATCAGTTTTGTCCTTAGTATGTTTATTccttacagtaattttttcctgaatttgaGGAATTCAAGTTATGAAAATATCTCCAGGCAACTTACATGGAAACTCCCCAGCTGTAGGGCTGTGAATCACAGGTGGAGGTAAGAATTAACTCTGAGAGTTAACATTTGTCATCATTGGTGTCTGCTCCACCCTTATTTCAGAGGCTGCTTTCAGTAGTTGCTACATCAGGACAGCTAAAGCTGATAAACCTGGCTGATTTTGGTGTGTCAGGAGTTGTTACCAGAATCACTGAGGCCTCCTCTGCATTGGGAAAGAAGCTCTGAGCTAGAAATAGGCTGTAGGAATTGCTTCATGTGTTACCAGATGGAGATAAGGTAAAGCTCATTCTTTTGTCTTATTCTTATGTCTTTTCAGAAGGatctgtatgaaaaaaatcagatccTGCTTTGCTTACAGTGCCTGAGCaaaaagggaggagaggaggaaaggaaggtaAATTGTGGCAGCATCAGGAATAGACATATTGTCAGCTAGGGTGctattttcagttattttttctaaCAGCTCCTATCTTTGCTTCATAACCATGGAGCAGATCAGAAATATCTCACTATTTCAAGGTCATATTCAAGGATGAGCTACATGCCAGGAATCTTCATAAGCTTTAGatagttaaaaaatataatattaataataataacaggAAGGGATAATGCAGGTAAAACGTACATCAAGGAGTATTTGACACAAAACAAGAGAGTGCAGGCTGAGAATAAAGCACCCTGCCATCAGAGAGGACTGTGACAGGATTGCAGCAATGTAACTAAAAGTCAGGGTGACAAGGCACATCCAACAGCCTCACCCATCAGACTGGCAGAGGAAAGAGCTTGTATCAGGTCTTTGCCTTCTCCACAGCCACAAATTGCACAAGAGAGAAGCCTGGTATGCACTAATTATCTGCCAGATGCACAGAGACTGAGTGATTTATGAAGtaagtgcaggaaaaaaagatggtgCAAACCGAGGAGGTGCATCCAACTCCGCACATCCTGGTGCCTTGCCCAGAGGAAGTACAGGACATACAAGGTGTCTGACTCAAGGTAAATAATCCTCAGATCCCAAGAAGCCCTCTCCACATCACAAATGAGTAatttttccctgccttcccaATATTTCTCCTCATATGGGAATAAAAGGCACAACCTGATGAAATCAAGGAGAACTAGACCCCTGTAAAGGTGTGGGTACCTAACATCTAGTGCTGTGTTCAGCTGTCCTTGCAGTCTCATGTGTCCTGTGGAGACACATCAAGAAATGCTAAGTGCTTCCTGCATTGAAGGCTTTCACATCTGGCCACGTGTGACTCATTTTCTATCCAATAATCTGAGTATTTGGGTACCCAAAAGTTCTTCCTTACCACAGATACATTTTAGTGGCACCAAAATACCTCAGAGATCCATATCCAGTTTGGTATCAGCTTTCTATTCAGAATTACTGCGCCCTCTCAAATCCACCTCATCCAAACCTTGGCACAAGAACACAGGGTTTGGGCACTAAAATTAGCACCTCATTGCACCAGCCCTGGCTACCTGGCTTGTTTTTCCCAATAGATCTTCAATAACAAAACCAGCACTGCTTGTATAAATGCATATACTTGTATAAACGCATCTACTCCTAAACAAATCATGAGCAGCAAGGATTCCTACAAGCTCTGTGAGTGTCCACTCGCCAAAAGCAGCCTACAGCCAGTGCCTTTCCATGAAAGGTCTATCATACATGCAGaaagtttctgttttgcaaTGTTATAGCTGAGCAACACCTGCAAAGACATCTTCTAACAGCGACGTTGTCAGCTCTCCGTGCCGTGCGTGTGCCAGCAGGATGGGAGCGgtggaaataaaaatccaacCCACTAAAATTGCAACAGCCCTTCCTGAGAGCTTATCTTGATGCATCATGACAAAATGCATATACCAGCATAGAGGACTGTTGCaaggggggggaggaagaaaataaaaattaaaaaaaaagggttaaTCGTGTTTCTCAAACCTGCTACTTCAGCAATGCCAGGGTCACCATTGGTAAGATGTGTAAGATGTTAAAATGCTCAAATGCTCAAGTGAGTGGTCCAACAAAGCCCTGGGTGGGCAGAGtgtccctgccctcctccttccATGTTTTCCCTTCCTGACTGTTTATGCAATTTTTCTTAATCAGTCCACACTCCCTGGCACAAACTACCTACGATCATGAAGGTTAGTTCTCAGGTTCTTTCTGTCCCAGACCCCTTTGAATGGGACTGTTGGGCAGTCCAGCCCTGCCTCAGAGGACTATTCCAGTGATCCAAGGTTGGTGCAGTGGCTGCTGGAACATTATGGACAGGTTTTTAACAGACACAACATGCAAAGTATTTTGGTCCGCCTGTCGCTATTCTCATATTCTCAATTAAGAGAACTCCAAGTGCCAATACCTGAAACTGTACATTCTGctaaaatatattcattttacTGATGCTGATGTCCAGACTTCACACTGGCCCGGACCCTCTCCTGGCAGCTCTTTCCAGCACAATCCTACCTCTCACCGGGTTCCCTTTAGCTGCCTAAAGGGACATGGAAGATTACAAAGGGCCAGTGGAAAGCAAACAGCTACTGTACAATAGTCTCTAAGATTCCTATCATGTTCTGATGGCAAATATTTAcctatttaaaacaattatttcctaGTCTGAGGTTCAGGTCTAGTGCATCCTGGTACAGGTAACAAACACACCAGTACTACTGCAACCCTTCCTGGCTCCTGTTCATGCTTTTCCTTATAATTAAATCTTTGCTATGGCTGTTCCCCTACTCAGATAAAGACTGAAGTGAGTAACAAGACCCTTCATA harbors:
- the SPTSSB gene encoding serine palmitoyltransferase small subunit B isoform X1, with the protein product MEKYNPSRSSSPNHRKLKMDIKRVKDTLYWLYYQYLLITCSYVLEPWEQSMFHTITVTVFAMVVYTAYVFVPIHVRLALEFFSQIFGGQPESPVSIVN
- the SPTSSB gene encoding serine palmitoyltransferase small subunit B isoform X2; protein product: MDIKRVKDTLYWLYYQYLLITCSYVLEPWEQSMFHTITVTVFAMVVYTAYVFVPIHVRLALEFFSQIFGGQPESPVSIVN